One Synechococcus sp. CC9605 genomic window carries:
- a CDS encoding Nif11-like leader peptide family natural product precursor, translating into MSTDQLRQFFAHISKDPSLREQVLQAVSADAAALIAQELGYEVSGDELLRFSGKSSSGVSVTKIQHPGEYH; encoded by the coding sequence ATGAGCACGGACCAACTCCGGCAATTTTTTGCTCACATCTCCAAAGATCCTTCGCTGCGAGAGCAGGTGCTCCAGGCTGTGAGTGCCGATGCTGCGGCCCTGATTGCACAGGAGTTGGGCTACGAAGTCTCCGGCGATGAACTGCTGCGCTTCTCAGGCAAGAGCTCTTCGGGAGTGAGCGTCACCAAGATCCAGCACCCGGGGGAATACCACTAA
- a CDS encoding DUF2808 domain-containing protein, with translation MSWGDRVKHQWMAMLLFAPMVWLEVPPSFAQSLFDRPPTRVMIHNPESTEGLRNRTTITVVVPENAGNSLREIVLRQLPNLDQWDWGHLEPRVYLGDYSLRSKGTGGLASAVVSESEEVLNIKLTPGIQPGQTVNVVFRGFNPQSSIYQWSTELLAAGEDPVRYVGPTLRLNVYEQDPYR, from the coding sequence ATGAGTTGGGGCGATCGGGTGAAGCACCAGTGGATGGCCATGTTGTTGTTCGCTCCAATGGTGTGGCTGGAGGTGCCTCCATCATTCGCCCAATCCTTGTTTGATCGTCCCCCAACGCGGGTGATGATTCATAACCCTGAATCCACCGAAGGATTGCGCAACCGCACCACGATTACGGTTGTGGTTCCTGAGAATGCTGGTAATTCCCTTCGAGAGATTGTCTTGCGGCAGCTGCCCAACCTTGATCAGTGGGATTGGGGGCACCTGGAGCCTCGGGTTTATCTCGGCGACTATTCCCTTCGCAGCAAAGGCACCGGCGGACTGGCATCCGCTGTTGTCTCGGAGTCAGAAGAGGTCTTGAACATCAAGCTCACACCAGGGATTCAGCCGGGACAAACGGTGAATGTTGTCTTTCGCGGCTTTAATCCTCAGTCGAGTATCTATCAATGGTCAACGGAACTCCTCGCAGCTGGCGAGGATCCCGTCCGTTATGTGGGCCCCACACTTCGTTTGAACGTTTACGAGCAGGATCCGTATCGTTAA